A stretch of DNA from Kwoniella mangroviensis CBS 8507 chromosome 1 map unlocalized Ctg01, whole genome shotgun sequence:
tgtatatgtAGATCATTCAAGGGACCTAACTCACTCAAACTACTTTTCCCACTACCTGGCTCACCATACAGCAAGTACCCTCTTCGATGTGGCACACCCCTCTTCAGATAAAAATCTTTCTCAGCCAGGAACTCTTTGGCATCGTTGTACAGCCATTCTTTTTGACCTGTAGGTAAGATGACCGAGTGCCAAGGTCTGATTGGTCGATAGGACGCGTTCCCCCAGCTCGGATTGGCTGATAGTGAAGGTGtgtagatggtgatgattgatcggGTGGATATGGCGAATTCTTTGCGAGCGGTGTTTATGAGTGATGTGAAGAGGGAATGAGTTCCGAGGAATGTGCTGTGAGAGTAATATCATCAGTTTGACTGTGGACGTTTGGATGATCAATCGGAGGTTGAAAAACTCACGATAAGGTCATGACTCTACGTTCTCTGTCGTATTTCGAATCCCCCGATTGGATATCAATACTGGTTTTGACTCTTATTGTTCTACCTTTATATTTCAGTCTTAAGATAACATCTACCAATAAGAATCATGAGCATCATTCAGCATCCATCGAAATCGAGAAAGGGCCAAAAGAATCATCTGTGTTTAGGTACTTACCATCACTGGGTACGATCCTCAACTTGCCACTACACTCTGATGTattcccttcatctccatttgtGGTAAGCGGGGTACCATCCACCTCCCTGCGTTTGAGGTCAGCACGTTCGGATGCAGTTGACGTGCTGGATTTGGACGTTctgggagaagagatggtgaCGTCGTTCGGTACACTACCTCCAGTAGGCCAGATAGCTTGAAATATATAAgtgaagaatgagaatccTTCAATACTATCTTCGTCGGCTGTCATGATGGGAGCATGGACAGAAAGGTATTTCTGAAGTTGGAGGTAAATCTCGTCTCGCTCGTGTATTCTCGCTGTCACCGTAAGACCTATGCCAAGATTCAATTTATCAGAATTCAGAAGGAAGATCTCAAAGCACCGCTACAGGCTGTAGAGAACAGAAGCATGAAGAGTGAGCGAGGGGAATACTCACTGTTCGTCAACGCCTTGAAAAAGTCTCTAGCGGTACTTCTGGCAATTTCGAAAACACTCCCCGCTACGATCACTCGTAAGCTGTTATAAAGGGCTTTATTTTGATAGATAGcctcgaagatggagagaagaaagtcatATATGAATCTGATGAGCCACATGATGGAAGGGGGTTTTCAAATAAATGGTCCACCGTTTGCAATGTTGGTGGGAGACGATTTGAAGCATGATGAGGGTATATCGTACATTGTGTATATGACTTAGATATCATTCCTGAACcatggattgattgatgactGGCCAGCCGATTACCTCGTGTTGACTGCGtgttgatcattgatcaaacAACAGAAGCAGACAAACACATGTGCGCTGACGCAATTTGGCGAGATCCACCATCCTTCGGTCTAAATACAGTACACGACCCTCCTTTTAGCTCTTGAATGTCACCATCAGGCAAGGTCATGTCTTCAACTACACTGATAACACGCTTTTGCCATTCGTGCCCAAGGACCGAAGTTATTGCCCAAGGACCTAAGTTATGTGATACATCACCTCGGACCAGCCATCATAGCCTCCTCCGAGGCATGTAAACAGTTTGTCGACTACCTGTCAGCACGGGTGGCGATGTGGTATGTATTTTGGTCAGGAATCGCACGGTGCAGATTTAATCTGCTTTGTCCAGATCACTACACAGTacatcctttcatcatccctgATTGATTGCCTAGCATTCGAATCATTACCCCTTAGGAGAGCCAACGTCATGTGCATGagtcttttcctctttgtGAACATAGGCATATATATGTCTATCTACGTGAATGGCTGACCGCCCTTGTCTCTTTGTCTTTTTGTTTATATTATTTGTCATCGCGGCAGGATCAGCGACCAACATATTAATATTGACTTTACCACTCCACCAAACTCACATACAAGGTACCATCTTATCGCCATGCTCGCACCGACCATCTTCGGCTCAATGCTTCTACCCATCCTGGCGATGGCAGAGGTGATGGcgaaaatcaaaatcaacttACCGGACTCATCGACCTATAGAGATTATTACAATTACGACGACTTTGTTTGGGGAGGTGACTCGAAAGAGATCGAGTTTAGCCAAACTCAAATTACGGATGAGTTCGCTATCAAGTTCAAGTGGATTACTTGGGCTGATACTGGTGGGGATTATACCCATGGTTCTTCCGTTTGGAATATGACTGTGAGCTGTTGAAAGTGTTTGACCGTTCACAGTGTATGATATGACATTACTCATTAATTAGTGCTACGCCCAATCGACCGCGACCTATATCGGCACGGCCGAATGGACCTTGTCTCAAGATAAAGAAAATCCCATTACTGGAACGGCGAACAGTCCAGGTAGGGTATGGTGTCCTGCCGACCAAGGCGAATGTAGAGACGGTTGTGTAGATGTCGATTCTGTAAGTGTTGCCATACAACACAGTACCGAACCGTCATCGGCTGGGATAAGGAGGCTCTGATCCTGTTTTGCGTATTATACCACTTCGCTCAGGCAAAAATCCCTACTCCAAATACTAGTTAAGTCCTATATATGCAGTATGTTTGGTACTTTAGTCGATAGAATGTTCATATCTGGCAAAAGTAGCGATTTATGTACTTTATCTAGCACATGTAACCTTTCAAAAGATATTCCCGTGGTATGAGATAACCAGTATTCACACAAAATGAGCCTTTTAGTTACAGTAGATGCCACTCTCGTACATACTCCACTGCATGCATTGATCACGCTGTCAATTCCTGTTACGACACTGTTCAAGATATTTTGCCAAGAATGGCAAAAAAATGTACAGTGTGACACCTCATCTGAAAGGAAGGTCATgctgtacagtacatataaCTTACATCCATTTCTCCATTAATGAAGACCCTTGGTGATAGAGTCGCTGGTCCCCACCTGTCGGAGAACCACACATAACCCCTTGTTTTCCAGAGGGCTTGACGAGATGCACATATCTCTTCCAGAGCACAGGAGGGGAGAAAGCCAACTCTATGAACAGTTGCTATTGGAAAGATCAATCCCTATCCTCCTGGAGGAGATCGATAATAGGGTCGTTCTCCTTTATTGGTCTCCTAATTCATGAAAACGGCACTGCATTGTATCCTTTGTTCGCCCGTTCCTGATGTTGTAGGAGCATATGATCTGGTCGATGATGACTGGTCCAGGtgaagaaaggtataaaaACTAGACGAAGGtacgatatcatccaattgTCGATGCGTACTTACCAAATTGTACAGCATAATATCTCCGAGAGATTCATATTGTACCCCCCGTATAACTTCGCCTCACTCGATTCTTTCTGCCATTATTGTATAGATATAGTATATCTCTATATAACATAACAACCATGTTCTCTTTACGGTCTACGATCGCATTTACTTtgctctcatctctcctagTGACCAAAGTGGCTTTAGCAGGAGACAgcatcaaagtcaaaatcaacttacctccaACTGGTGAATATAGAGATTGGGAGAACTCTTCCGATTATGTAGCCGGAGGTGGAAGTAAAGTACATACGTTCAACAGACAACAAATCCAAGATGATTTCGCTATTAAGTTCCATTATACAGTTTGGGAACCGATGGAGGATGGTTCAGATTATAGACATGGTAGcagaagatgggatatgaCTGTGAGTGAACCATTTCaatactgtactgtatcacACGCCGTATaatatacagtacaatgtGCTatgatcaacttgattctTATGAAAACACACTGACTCGATTGGACTTTATTCTACTGTGACAGTGTTACGTCAAAGCTACCGATACTACCGATACGCTCATACCTGAATTCACCCTTACCGACGTATTGAAAAACCCCATCGAAGTCAAAGTTGGTGGCCCGGCCATACTTTGGTGTCCCGCCGATCAAGGTACATGCACCAAGAAAGACTGTCAGGTACCCAATATTGATTCTACAGTgagtcaaagctgattccAGCATCGCGCTGTCCTTGATTCTTTTGTTCaaatgctgattgatttACTGGACTGTACCTGACTGAAACAGGCCGCATAAATCGTTGAGTAGTAATGTACAGTAGCGCTTGCACGCTTTTGAGCGATTTGATTACGGGGGAGACGATTGATGCTTGAACAATGTGTGCATACAGCCCTTTAGATATCGGTGTCTGTCTGTATGGATACCTGAGTCATGTGTTAAGTTGCAATGCAGTTGATGAATGACGAAAGGATGCACAAGTACAAGCTGCGGATGAGACAAATGCAATACATTCACCTAAGTGCCACAATTACACAACACCCCCACCACCCCTTCTCGTCCCTTGACTATAAGGATTCTTCTCTGCATCTCCTATTGGGCCCCTAATCGCAGCAGCAGAAGCCCTGGTGACTCGCCGTGGTGTTGAGccagctggaggaggaggggcaGAGCGAGGTTGGGTTTGTATCCCACCTGATCGAAGGAtgggtggaggtggaggcgGAGGTAAGAAATCTGAGGAAGATTGCCACTGGCCTGACGAGGGATGCGCCAGGGAGAGTGTCCTGGGTGGAGAAGGCGGTCTTTGCTGTGAGGGCTGAGGGACAAACCGTTGAGGTGGTGTGGGCGATTGAGAATGTGATGGAGAATGGTCTTCAAACGAAACATTGTGGAATTGTTGCGTTATTTGGCTatttatcatcaatcagcttatTATGACAGTGAACTGGTATGGAAAGCGGATCCAGACTTACCCAATGTCAACTCTCCTAGAATTCAAGAATTGAGTACATGTCCCTTTGAACTGATTCAACATGTCCGCAAACGAATTATAGAActtgataccttcttcggcATTATCGACGATTTCTCTCCATTTCCAGTACGCCAGATCCATATCTTGCAGCCGCCTCTCACGTTCCTTGACTATTGGATCCTCCTTCCGTTCAGATATGAATGATTCGTTCTGGCCCTGTCAAAGCACTGGTGTGTCAGCTGCAGAGATTTTGGTTCAAAGCCGTCTATCCAGCTTACCCGGATCTGTTCCAATAGCGCATTCTGTTCACTGCCCTcagcttccatctcttctctgatCCTATCGTATTTTTCCAAATTTCGTCCGAAGAGATCTTCGAACCATTCCGTCTTCACATCTCCTGTTCCACCGTGAGCCAGTCGAGTAGCTTCAGTCAGCACAGCTGGGCGGATGTCATCAGCTGCAGCTATATCCCTAGCTTCATTCACCAGTCTTGCTCGGTGGGCTATACGATCGTCCAAACCTTCCAATGACGCTCGGATAGGTCGTACCGACggaggaagggatgaataGCCGTTGTgggatgaggaggttgaagGGACATAGTCGTTGATCGCATCCTATGTAAAAGGTCAGCTTGTGATTATTTCACGAAGCTGACAGAACATCTCACTTCTCCACCGGCAAGGATGTCGATCAGCTGACCCCACTCTTCCCACTTCTGTCTGACAGTACCGTCACTTGCTGAAGCCTGTTTGATGGTAGCATCGTACTGCTGAGCAGTAGCTATCAATGGCTGATTAGCTATGTGTGACGGTGGTCGACCTGACTGAAGTTCAGGTTGTCGAGAGAGAAGGGTCTCATTCTCGGTTGCTTCTTGGTCGAGTATATCCATGGCCTATATCTTATGTCAGGATTGATGTAAAACGGTTTTGACGGATGTATATTTGGTAACATACCTCATTCAAGGATTGGGCGTTTGCCTTGGACAATCTCGCTACTTCAGTCAACAAATTCCTGATTCTATCAACTCCGCCTGccgaatccacctcttccgCTTTCTTGAGCAATGATGGGGGTAGACCCACAGGTCGTTCGAGCGCTTGTATCGAACCGGGCAGGTTAAGAGATTGGAGTGTACTATCGGATGATATGAGCTACAAATGTCGCAAGACGGCTAGCTCATGACTCACCTAGCGGCCACGCCATCAagctcttctctttttccatCTAGCTCTCTAACGAGAGTGTCTTTCCTATCATCATATATACCTATTCGATTATGTCTCAGCTTCTGAAACCCTATTACTTGGTCCGTCAGTCGGTCTACTCACTCAAAGCCAGATGTACACCATATGGTACCAAAGCGCTAAACAGCGCTTGCATACCAGCACCTCCACCCATCAACCAAGCGATTGGATCAGACACTTCAGTCGGTATAGATATCTTGATCATACCGACTCCGGATATAGGGGGAAGCTGGTTGGCAGGTGGAATCGGACAGACATATACCAGGTCGTTATCTCGTACCGCCCTCTCCAAGGACGATTTGACAGCTGATTGGAGGTTCTTCAGGGAAATGAGCAAGCCAGCATGGCTCAGAATCCTGATAGGGGATTACTTACTTTCAAGTCTGATAGCACCGAGTCCGCTACACCTTTCTTACCAGCTTCAAGACCCTTTTTAGCCAATCCTTCGGCAACTCTCAATCTAGCGATTTCTTCACCATATCTGCTCTTTTCTAAATCCTCTTGACTCAATCTATACTGCGCGGCAGCTTCGAAATGACATTGTTTCACTGTGATATGAGCGATCCAATTCTGTTATATCAAGCCATACGCTGTTTTAGTAAATTGTCAATTGTACATGGATAGCATGGGGTTGGACGTACAGCagggaaggaggatgaagatggataatcTGTGCCGTTCATCGATGTGAAAGCGGCTTTATAGTATTCTGAGACTTTCATCGAAAGTTTACCTATCAACCCATTCTTGTATGTGCCCTCTGCTCATGTCGTGAGAATCAGCTTACATGCGAGGCTGAGGCTTGGCGACAGCTGACTCACGTAAGACAGCTTGCTGCCAATAACATTCCTGAGCTTCTCCGAGTACAAATTCCTTTATTGTCGCTAAGAAAGACTCCGACATGTCGTACCCTGCTGCATGTGGAGACGAGAGCTCAGATTGTAGAGTTGGTAAGATATTGTTGACTAGATATTCTAGTACCCCCGCTGCAGACTATGGGAGTGTGAGCAGGCTGGAACTGCACAGCGCACATGATACCAGAGCTTACTGTAAGGTATCCCAACGCTCTCTTGATTCCCTCCGCTTCCGCTCTCCTCTCAGCAGCAGCCATCGAAGCGTACAATGCCGCTATGTTGAATAGCACACTGGCCCTTTCGAACGTTATCGATGCTAAAGAAACAGGTGCATCGGGTGATAGCGAGTATGTGGGAGGGAAAGGCAAGTGATAGGTGAATTGCAGTGATATGTCGGAGGGGAATTTAGTGGATAGGAATGCCAACTGAGCATGATATCTGTTCTCATACTCGttagcttcctcctcttctagGATATATTTGAGTACATACCTCATTAAGCCTCTTACAATCTCCGGGTGTCCCTCAGCTTTAGCTTCCACCCACTCTTTCCTCATCGCTACTAGAGCTTCTACATCTTTCTTGAATGCCTCCGGGTGAGCATCTCGGAAATGATTTGATATCCATGTCAGCAGATGctgggaaaaggaaggaaggggaagTGCACGCTTGGCCGGCACCGGAAGGAAGTTGGACTATACAGAGAGAGTGGTGAGCTGAGTGTGCCCGCTTCCATGTCACGGATAAGCTCACCATTGTTTACTTGTATATATGTGGGATTATGTACAGGATCACAGTGTCGGATAATGCGAAGATGAgtggaatgaaggatgaagatgaatgccGAGTGTTGTTTTCGTCATGGTCATGGACATGCATGGTGGAGTGGAGGTCTGATCTGGGGAGATGAGAGTGGCGGTCAAAGGTCACAAAGCAATCCCACCGTTCGACCTGGGTGGACCCTCTCAATCGCTCGCTCTTCACACAAGGATAAAGGCTTGGCCATGATTCAAACATGCTCTGCAGTTGCAGCCTGCATACGGTGTCGAACCTGATCCCCATCTCTACGCTAAAGCTGTACGAATGGCTTCCACAGGGTTGCCTTCAGTGAGACGGATGGGTTAGTCACCACATTGACATGCTTTCTTACAGCTTCGTGTGTTGAGTCGCCGCTCTTGGGACCCTTCATCTGTGCTTAGGCTGCCTCGTTATGATCCAGAGATAGCATGCATATGACAGGAAGGTCACTCACTGAGTTCTGACGCATATTCAGGTGGCTTCAATCGTTCGGTTCTACCCATTTAACGCTGGCCTCGACCTCCCTCCACTTTTGACTTCCGCTTTGCTTTCATCTCAAAAGGCCAAAAAGTACGCGTCAACATTTTCCACATTTCCACATTTCAACACTCCAGACAGTTCAACCTGACGTTATACATTCCACGTTGAGACACCCTTCATCTTAAGCACCTCGTCTGCTTGTGAGGGACACAGGGGACAAGATCCAACAAGATGTCCCAATCTCCACTAGCACGCACTGCTCGTCGATCACTTCCAGCATTCTCTCACGCCCCTTCTAGACTATCCAAATCCCATTCGTCGAGGGACCTAGCAGAGATCAACGAAtctccagctccagctcctataccaacttcttcttcctcctcgagaTTATCCACTCTCAGCCAAACTCAAGATACTCCTGTCAGACATCGAACACccaataacaataacaacaacaacaacaatgtGTCATCACCTATGACGCCCAAATTACTCTACGCAACTCATGCATTGTCTACACCTCCTCAGAGTCTCAGTAAATCGTCAAGTATTCCGTTCGATATGGCTGCTTCTGCCCGAGCGGCCAAGAGAGCCGAGGAAGATAGAAGACTAAGTACACCTTCTATAGATCATGCCAGGAGTAGGAAGAGGTTTGTAAGGAAGAAACCTATCTTTCAGAGGTAAGCTTGACGCAATACACTTTGAAGTTGTCAGTCATAGCTGATCGATATTCTGAAATACAGGATAACCTCAATACCTGCTACAATATACGATAAATtcgcttctgcttctcctcAATCGATATATGATATTCTTCCTGACGAGCATCTGGCCAATCCTATCTCGCTTACAATACATACCATCCATTATCTATTGGtatatcccttcttcgctCATCGAGACGAGTATGAAAGTGTCCTCAGAAGCGGGAGAGAGCCCAGTGGAGTCATGGGGCGATGGGACAGGTGGGAGAATGAGGGGAAGAGTCAAGGTGTAGGACTGATAAGCGGCTGGTCGGTAAGTTGTACTGCGGGCCATAGAATAGTTCGATTGCTAACAATTGCCGAATAGAAATATACACtactcatccttcttcttttatTATCGATCGGCAATGCAGCATACCTCTTCACGAGATTCAGGACATACGATATGCAACTTCGTTCGGTAAGCTGGATGTCTAAAACACCTATCTCCGTCTCAAGCAGCTGATATCAGATTTACCAATTCGTAATTTACAGGGATCAGAAACAGTCCATTCACCTCACGCCTCTCCAGTTCCAGCacccaagatcaaatcgcagccagaacaagatcaagacgtgtttgcttcttcctcttccggtCGTGCCTCCAAGGCTGGATTTGACAAGTATGCCAAGATGATAGGAAAGGCATTATGGTTTATTCTGAAATTCTCATTGTGGGTTCCAAATGCAGTCAGCATATCTTTACTACGTTAACACACGTATATTTTGCAGCTACTCTATATTATCAGCATTCGGTAAACCTCAAAAGGATGCACCTAGATTAGCTACTTCCCTTGGATCTAACGATAAGATCCAAAGTCTTAGGGTTTGGGATCCACCCGAATTTTGCTTAGCCTTATTCTGGTGAGTACCCTTCAACGACATAGACACCAAGTCTACCGTAATCAGTTGTATAATCGCGTCGTTTCGTGATACGgtcttcaccatcatatgGATTTGGGCTGATATCAATTTCTATGCACAATAGCGCATTCCCACCAACCTCCCCTTTACTCACTCATCTACTCGTCCCCCTTCATCCACTTTACGttcccctccttcatctATCCACGACTTTCCTCTTATCGCAGCTCGCACAGTTCTACTCTCAGCTGGTGAAAGATCAAATGTTACTCAGTGCAGAGGTGATGAGGGAGTACGATCAGAGGTTCGTATATAAGAGGGTATTTGCAAACAAGGTGGATAAATGCGTGGGAAcgaatgaaggtgagtggCATCCTGCCAGAAATAGGAATAAAGTAGAAGAAGTCTGTAAGCTGATGTAGCATGGGTTCTCAAAGCTGAAACCATTTGGTAGCATGGATAGACCAAAACTGCGTTTCGTTTCCCTGTCATTTCAATTAGTATTCGGTTCACTCAGTCTCAGTAACTTCCACTCCAACGATcaatcatgttcatactTCATACAAACATTAAAATGCATCAAGCACATCATGTCGTAATATACAAATCAACATACATCCCACCCTCATGGTGTCCCAAAATCATCTATAGCATGTTATCGTATACATACTTAAACACGCTACCTGTCATTACAATCGTGTTTTAATCGTCAACCTTTTTGATCAAATAT
This window harbors:
- a CDS encoding pH-response regulator protein palA/RIM20; the protein is MKGPKSGDSTHEAVRKHVNVSNFLPVPAKRALPLPSFSQHLLTWISNHFRDAHPEAFKKDVEALVAMRKEWVEAKAEGHPEIVRGLMRYHAQLAFLSTKFPSDISLQFTYHLPFPPTYSLSPDAPVSLASITFERASVLFNIAALYASMAAAERRAEAEGIKRALGYLTSAAGVLEYLVNNILPTLQSELSSPHAAGYDMSESFLATIKEFVLGEAQECYWQQAVLQGTYKNGLIGKLSMKVSEYYKAAFTSMNGTDYPSSSSFPANWIAHITVKQCHFEAAAQYRLSQEDLEKSRYGEEIARLRVAEGLAKKGLEAGKKGVADSVLSDLKNLQSAVKSSLERAVRDNDLVYVCPIPPANQLPPISGVGMIKISIPTEVSDPIAWLMGGGAGMQALFSALVPYGVHLALSIYDDRKDTLVRELDGKREELDGVAASTLQSLNLPGSIQALERPVGLPPSLLKKAEEVDSAGGVDRIRNLLTEVARLSKANAQSLNEAMDILDQEATENETLLSRQPELQSGRPPSHIANQPLIATAQQYDATIKQASASDGTVRQKWEEWGQLIDILAGGEDAINDYVPSTSSSHNGYSSLPPSVRPIRASLEGLDDRIAHRARLVNEARDIAAADDIRPAVLTEATRLAHGGTGDVKTEWFEDLFGRNLEKYDRIREEMEAEGSEQNALLEQIRGQNESFISERKEDPIVKERERRLQDMDLAYWKWREIVDNAEEGIKFYNSFADMLNQFKGTCTQFLNSRRVDIGQITQQFHNVSFEDHSPSHSQSPTPPQRFVPQPSQQRPPSPPRTLSLAHPSSGQWQSSSDFLPPPPPPPILRSGGIQTQPRSAPPPPAGSTPRRVTRASAAAIRGPIGDAEKNPYSQGTRRGGGGVV